One segment of Pseudanabaena sp. FACHB-2040 DNA contains the following:
- a CDS encoding MFS transporter, whose product MDLIPAETPLAEELLQIKVGRVALPLVLDTEPKVAVPPQEDKDSIRDSLQASTLDGLFATIFTTTTGGVLLSNLLVELQASPTQIGLLASIPMLANLLQPLGAYLSNRSRSRRWYNLVVYTLARLPWFGLVGGIAIAALGHLSSDQLVMLTLSMVFFTSFIGALGSASWLSWLAALVPHRLRGRYFGFRNSVASLTSLIAIPIGGLIVSRWPGGTLQGYGLVLMLGIAAGFVSLAFQALMMDVDPQEQIHLIEVGKRRGKGAEAQRSGGNGEQRSKGEAGTRGSTGAEEASIWQNGNFLRFLVYFAVWMFAVNLSAPFFNLYLLDNLGLDVSLVTLYNSLSAGANLLLLLVWGRIADRMGNRFLLLLVGIIVAVTPILWLATGPNTLSLVLWLPLLHMLGGGTWAAIDLCNNNLQMGIAPMRHHASYFAIAAAIAGVSGALGTTAGGFLAETPRYGGILGVFALSSVLRLIALLPLVFVREGRSIRQVFKTWLPLPGGRLIPFAYRAVGPQLPVEQSLPDPPDE is encoded by the coding sequence ATGGATCTGATACCAGCTGAAACCCCATTAGCAGAAGAGCTGCTGCAGATTAAGGTAGGTCGAGTGGCGCTGCCGCTGGTGCTCGATACAGAGCCCAAAGTTGCAGTGCCGCCTCAGGAAGATAAGGATTCGATCCGCGACAGTCTGCAGGCGTCTACGCTGGATGGGCTGTTTGCCACGATCTTTACGACGACGACAGGCGGCGTGCTTCTCAGCAACCTGCTGGTGGAGCTTCAGGCTAGCCCAACCCAGATTGGTCTGCTGGCCTCAATTCCGATGCTGGCAAACCTGCTGCAGCCGCTTGGGGCCTATTTGTCTAACCGCAGCCGCAGCCGCCGCTGGTACAACCTGGTGGTGTATACGCTGGCGCGGCTGCCGTGGTTTGGTCTGGTGGGGGGCATTGCGATCGCAGCTCTGGGCCACCTCTCTTCAGACCAGCTGGTTATGCTCACTTTGAGCATGGTCTTTTTTACGAGCTTTATCGGTGCTTTGGGCAGTGCTTCGTGGCTGAGCTGGTTGGCCGCTCTGGTGCCGCACCGGCTGCGGGGGCGGTACTTTGGCTTTCGCAATAGCGTCGCCAGTCTCACCAGTCTGATAGCCATTCCCATTGGGGGTCTAATTGTCTCTCGCTGGCCGGGGGGAACGCTCCAGGGCTATGGTCTGGTGCTGATGCTAGGCATTGCAGCCGGTTTTGTCAGCTTGGCCTTTCAGGCGCTGATGATGGATGTAGACCCGCAGGAGCAGATTCACCTGATTGAGGTGGGAAAGCGGCGGGGCAAAGGAGCAGAGGCGCAGAGGAGTGGGGGAAATGGAGAGCAGAGGAGTAAGGGGGAAGCAGGAACGCGGGGAAGTACGGGCGCGGAGGAAGCTTCGATTTGGCAGAACGGAAATTTTCTGCGATTTTTGGTTTACTTTGCGGTTTGGATGTTTGCGGTTAACCTCAGTGCTCCGTTCTTTAACCTGTACCTGCTGGATAATCTGGGGCTAGATGTCAGTTTGGTGACGCTCTACAACAGCCTCTCAGCAGGGGCCAACCTGCTGTTGCTGCTGGTGTGGGGCCGCATTGCGGATCGGATGGGTAACCGCTTTTTGCTCTTGCTGGTGGGCATTATCGTTGCCGTCACGCCTATTCTCTGGTTGGCAACGGGACCCAATACGCTGTCTCTGGTGCTGTGGCTGCCGCTGCTGCATATGTTGGGTGGGGGCACCTGGGCCGCCATTGATCTGTGCAATAACAACCTGCAGATGGGCATTGCGCCAATGCGGCACCACGCTAGCTATTTTGCGATCGCAGCTGCCATTGCTGGAGTCAGCGGTGCCCTCGGCACCACTGCAGGCGGCTTTTTGGCAGAGACTCCTCGCTATGGCGGCATTTTAGGCGTTTTTGCGCTGTCTAGCGTGCTGCGGCTGATCGCGTTGCTGCCGCTCGTTTTCGTTCGCGAGGGTCGCTCTATCCGGCAGGTCTTCAAGACTTGGCTGCCCCTTCCAGGCGGCCGGTTAATCCCCTTTGCCTACCGCGCAGTAGGGCCTCAACTTCCTGTTGAGCAAAGCTTGCCAGATCCTCCTGACGAGTAG
- a CDS encoding glycoside hydrolase family 13 protein: MDIQTPDWVKHAVFYQIFPDRFARTHRQVDDPAMAVPLEDWDAPPTPFGYKGGNLWGVIDRLDYLQDLGVNAIYFTPIFQSASNHRYHTHDYYRVDPLLGGDTAFYELLKAAHQRQIRVVLDGVFNHSSRGFFYFNDVLENGPHSPWLDWFRVEGWPLSAYDGSQAANYIGWVGNRALPSFNHDNPNVREYIMRVAEYWIKQGIDGWRLDVPFEVKTEGFWQEFRTRVKAINPEAYIVGEVWRDASFWLDGTQFDGVMNYLFTGPTIAFTAKDRVLLPLVEEPHYFPYPALDAAGYAAKIQALLELYDWQIQQTQLNILSSHDTARILGVADGDEASMALAVLLQMTFPGAPSVYYGDEVGLAGGLDPDSRRVFPAEEKWNQDLLKLHRELIALRHAHPALRVGTYDCVLAEGDVYTHTRTSPEESILVAVNTGDSAAEAKVEIAGSDAWKTLFSYQDGDFSSAGDEVHLKLPPRSGLILG; the protein is encoded by the coding sequence ATGGACATCCAAACGCCAGATTGGGTCAAACACGCCGTTTTCTATCAGATTTTTCCTGATCGCTTTGCCCGTACCCATCGGCAGGTAGATGATCCAGCAATGGCAGTCCCCCTAGAAGACTGGGATGCGCCGCCGACACCCTTTGGCTACAAAGGAGGCAACCTTTGGGGCGTCATCGACAGGCTGGATTATCTGCAAGACCTGGGCGTTAATGCCATCTACTTTACTCCCATTTTTCAGTCAGCCAGCAATCACCGTTATCACACCCATGATTACTACCGGGTCGATCCCTTATTGGGGGGAGATACGGCTTTTTATGAGTTGCTAAAGGCTGCCCATCAGCGCCAGATCCGAGTTGTCTTAGATGGCGTGTTTAATCACAGCAGTCGGGGCTTTTTCTACTTCAATGATGTTTTAGAAAATGGTCCCCATTCTCCCTGGTTGGATTGGTTTAGGGTGGAGGGCTGGCCGCTATCTGCCTATGATGGCTCACAAGCGGCTAACTACATAGGCTGGGTAGGCAATCGAGCGCTGCCTAGTTTCAACCACGACAATCCCAATGTTCGGGAATACATCATGCGGGTGGCCGAATATTGGATTAAGCAGGGCATTGATGGTTGGCGTTTGGATGTGCCGTTTGAGGTGAAGACGGAAGGGTTTTGGCAGGAGTTTCGCACTCGAGTTAAAGCGATTAACCCAGAAGCCTACATTGTGGGTGAGGTCTGGCGCGACGCTAGCTTTTGGCTAGATGGCACCCAGTTTGATGGGGTAATGAACTACCTCTTTACTGGCCCTACGATCGCTTTTACCGCAAAGGACCGGGTACTGCTGCCTTTAGTAGAAGAACCCCATTACTTTCCTTACCCAGCCTTAGATGCTGCTGGCTACGCAGCTAAGATTCAGGCCCTTCTAGAGCTATATGACTGGCAGATTCAGCAGACTCAGCTCAACATTCTCTCTAGCCACGATACTGCCCGGATTTTGGGGGTAGCCGATGGGGATGAGGCCAGCATGGCGCTGGCGGTGCTGCTGCAGATGACTTTTCCAGGGGCTCCTAGTGTCTACTATGGCGATGAAGTGGGGCTAGCAGGGGGGCTAGACCCCGACTCTCGCCGCGTTTTTCCGGCGGAAGAGAAATGGAATCAGGACTTGCTCAAGCTGCATCGTGAATTGATTGCCCTGCGCCATGCTCACCCGGCGCTGCGGGTAGGTACTTACGACTGTGTTTTAGCTGAAGGCGATGTGTATACCCATACCCGTACCTCGCCCGAGGAGTCGATATTAGTAGCCGTTAATACCGGTGATTCAGCTGCTGAGGCCAAGGTTGAGATTGCGGGCTCGGATGCTTGGAAGACACTGTTCTCCTATCAGGATGGAGATTTTTCGTCTGCAGGCGATGAGGTTCACCTAAAGCTGCCGCCTCGCTCGGGGCTGATTTTGGGCTGA
- a CDS encoding nuclease A inhibitor family protein has product MPDRDAFVQALRDAIAPKNQSRSPGEAAPTTIAPLLYPSETDAPLEVVIWEIPSLSLEALRQHLNLPQSTPLEERSVNSFFDRVTCDVPGTYCAWQGADALTLAQQYQHLRDLLQTHLHSLTVYRVGAIAISAYIVGQYDPTTWIGITTQIVET; this is encoded by the coding sequence ATGCCTGACCGGGATGCGTTTGTTCAAGCTTTGAGAGATGCGATCGCACCAAAAAACCAGTCCAGATCCCCCGGAGAGGCTGCGCCAACGACCATCGCTCCCCTTCTCTACCCCAGCGAAACCGACGCTCCGCTAGAAGTCGTTATTTGGGAGATCCCTTCCCTCAGCCTAGAGGCCCTACGGCAGCACCTCAATCTGCCTCAAAGCACTCCCCTTGAAGAACGCTCAGTTAATTCCTTTTTTGATCGGGTTACCTGTGATGTTCCTGGCACTTACTGCGCTTGGCAGGGTGCCGATGCCCTAACCCTGGCCCAGCAGTACCAACACCTGCGCGACCTGCTGCAAACCCATCTGCACAGCTTGACTGTTTATCGAGTAGGTGCGATCGCAATATCTGCCTACATAGTCGGGCAATACGACCCCACTACCTGGATTGGCATCACCACCCAAATTGTTGAAACCTAG
- a CDS encoding DASH family cryptochrome, with the protein MRTLIWYRNDLRLHDHEPLYRALQQEGQIIPLYCFDPRQWGQTAFGFAKTGSHRTQFLLESLADLRQSWQALGGDLILRQGLPEAVIPELVQQLEIDAVYWHEEITAEERAVAEILTAKLESLGVRVRSFWGATLYRPDNLPFALSQVPEVFTQFRKRVEQDSAVDPLFPVPKQVSLVEGVPPGELPTLESLGLATPTPDERAVLQFVGGETTALKRLHHYLWGTDCLKRYKETRNGLLGADYSSKFSPWLALGCLSPRKIYEEVQHYEANRFKNDSTYWLVFELLWRDYFRFICAKHGNKVFYPSGLRGLSIEWKQDWERFELWRQGKTGFPFIDANMQELAATGFMSNRGRQNVASFLTKKLGIDWRMGAEWFESCLIDHDVCSNYGNWNYTAGVGNDARGFRYFNIPKQAKDYDPQGAYVKHWLPQLAQIPAKQVHAPWRLQAVEQTRFGVRIGVDYPAPIVDLEKSVRANEEIYNRALNRPPASQRRERWR; encoded by the coding sequence ATGCGAACTTTGATCTGGTACCGCAACGACCTCCGACTTCACGACCACGAACCGCTCTATCGGGCTTTGCAGCAGGAGGGGCAAATTATACCGCTGTACTGTTTTGATCCTCGTCAATGGGGACAGACCGCCTTTGGATTTGCCAAAACGGGGTCGCACCGCACTCAGTTTTTGCTGGAGAGCCTGGCTGATCTGCGGCAGTCCTGGCAAGCGTTGGGGGGAGATCTGATTCTGCGGCAGGGCCTGCCTGAGGCGGTGATTCCTGAACTGGTGCAGCAGCTAGAGATCGATGCCGTCTACTGGCATGAAGAAATAACCGCAGAGGAGCGGGCCGTTGCAGAGATTTTGACAGCAAAGCTGGAGTCGTTGGGAGTCAGGGTTCGCAGTTTCTGGGGAGCCACGCTGTACCGCCCCGACAATCTCCCCTTTGCCCTCAGCCAGGTGCCAGAAGTATTTACCCAGTTCCGTAAGCGGGTGGAGCAAGACAGCGCCGTTGATCCCCTGTTTCCGGTTCCCAAGCAAGTCTCTCTAGTAGAGGGAGTGCCGCCTGGAGAATTGCCAACGCTGGAGAGCCTGGGTTTGGCGACTCCCACGCCCGACGAAAGAGCCGTTTTGCAGTTTGTAGGCGGCGAAACAACAGCCCTGAAGCGTCTACATCACTACCTTTGGGGCACGGACTGCCTGAAGCGCTACAAGGAAACCCGCAATGGCCTGCTAGGGGCTGACTATTCCTCCAAATTTTCTCCCTGGCTGGCTTTGGGCTGCCTGTCGCCCCGCAAGATTTACGAAGAGGTGCAGCACTACGAGGCCAACCGATTTAAAAACGACTCGACCTACTGGCTGGTGTTTGAGCTGCTCTGGCGAGACTACTTTCGCTTTATCTGTGCCAAGCACGGCAATAAGGTGTTTTACCCCTCTGGGCTGCGGGGCCTGTCGATTGAGTGGAAGCAGGATTGGGAACGGTTTGAGCTTTGGCGGCAGGGCAAAACCGGGTTTCCTTTTATCGATGCCAATATGCAGGAGCTGGCTGCAACCGGCTTTATGTCCAACCGGGGGCGGCAAAATGTAGCCAGCTTTCTGACCAAAAAACTGGGCATCGACTGGCGTATGGGAGCCGAGTGGTTCGAGTCCTGCTTGATTGATCACGACGTTTGCAGCAACTACGGCAACTGGAACTACACAGCGGGCGTGGGCAACGATGCTCGGGGCTTTCGCTATTTCAATATTCCTAAGCAGGCCAAGGACTACGATCCCCAGGGAGCTTACGTTAAACACTGGCTGCCCCAGCTAGCCCAGATCCCGGCTAAGCAGGTACATGCGCCTTGGCGGCTGCAGGCAGTCGAACAAACTCGTTTTGGCGTTCGCATCGGTGTTGACTACCCCGCTCCCATCGTGGACCTAGAGAAGTCGGTGCGGGCCAACGAGGAAATCTATAATCGCGCTTTAAACCGACCTCCGGCTAGCCAGCGGCGGGAACGGTGGCGGTAA
- a CDS encoding Nif11-like leader peptide family natural product precursor gives MATTTVLQFMQKTADDTAIREQLEQLLGVGDGDISTEAALDPQETEALKGERAPVVAEFAAQHGYPFSVEELITVVDAFQKHQTGQLSDEEFGRVLGVSTERAVKQEGGLRRLTRYLSRTYLGLG, from the coding sequence ATGGCAACAACAACTGTTCTGCAGTTTATGCAGAAGACAGCCGACGATACAGCAATTCGAGAGCAGCTAGAGCAACTGCTAGGCGTGGGCGACGGCGACATCAGCACAGAAGCCGCTCTTGATCCCCAAGAAACTGAAGCCCTAAAGGGAGAGCGAGCCCCGGTTGTAGCCGAGTTTGCGGCTCAGCATGGCTATCCCTTCTCGGTAGAGGAGCTAATTACCGTAGTAGACGCCTTTCAAAAGCACCAGACAGGGCAACTGTCGGATGAGGAGTTTGGCAGAGTGCTAGGTGTTTCCACTGAACGGGCCGTGAAGCAAGAGGGTGGGCTGCGGCGGCTAACCCGCTATCTCAGCCGGACCTACCTGGGATTGGGCTAG
- the cobJ gene encoding precorrin-3B C(17)-methyltransferase produces MTSNLLPLPTLENKPNSICAIATTPAAFTVLTPFCSATQTPLWIPPALVSSLAPSLGLTVKVYEGTLRQALEQLWPQHQALVFSLATGAVVRLIAPLLGSKATDPAVVVVDEAGQFAISLCGGHQGGADQLARTVAHYLEATPVLTGSAHHRNLPGIDVLGAPWGWVRGAGNWTGVSAAIARNQPVQVLQEAGSALWQSALPAEHPFQFGWPEETNPTEASARVWISPIQRRFAEEGPPKVQWHPRVLWVGIGCERGTSQALIDLAITQVFAANHLAVGAIAGIATLDLKADEAGLVGLCQERGWPLRCFSSEQLKLISVPNPSSVVENAVGTPSVAEAAALTAAHSSAESVLAEAPQTANLAELRVTKQVIRHEDQPGAVTVAVAQADQEYTGRTGNLWLVGTGPGSLDQITPAAKAAISQADAVIGYALYVDLIRPLLRPGQIVEALPITQERQRAERAIALAHWGLTVAVISSGDCGIYGMAGLVLEQLKTLNWDGIRPGVQVFPGISALQSAAARVGAPLMHDFCAISLSDLLTPWDVIQRRLEAAAQADFVVALYNPKSKTRTQQIEVAQEIFLRYRAPETSVALVQSVYRPEESVQVTTLAEMLQHPIDMLTTVLIGNRSTFTYAGRVITPRGYLGQV; encoded by the coding sequence ATGACTTCAAACTTGTTGCCCCTACCGACGTTGGAGAATAAGCCAAACTCGATCTGTGCGATCGCAACCACCCCTGCCGCCTTCACTGTTCTCACTCCCTTTTGCAGCGCCACCCAAACTCCTCTCTGGATACCCCCGGCTCTGGTATCGAGCCTCGCTCCGTCTTTAGGGCTAACGGTGAAGGTCTACGAGGGAACGCTGCGACAGGCCCTTGAGCAGCTTTGGCCGCAGCACCAGGCCTTAGTATTTAGCCTAGCGACTGGAGCTGTGGTGCGGCTGATTGCCCCGCTGCTGGGCAGTAAAGCCACCGATCCTGCTGTTGTAGTGGTAGACGAGGCAGGCCAGTTTGCAATCAGTCTGTGCGGCGGTCATCAGGGCGGCGCAGATCAGCTAGCCCGGACTGTGGCCCATTACCTGGAGGCGACCCCGGTGCTGACAGGCAGCGCCCACCACCGCAATTTGCCAGGAATTGATGTGCTCGGAGCGCCTTGGGGTTGGGTTAGGGGGGCGGGCAACTGGACTGGGGTTAGCGCTGCGATCGCACGCAATCAGCCGGTTCAAGTGCTGCAAGAGGCCGGATCGGCTCTGTGGCAGTCAGCTCTGCCTGCCGAGCATCCCTTTCAGTTCGGCTGGCCGGAAGAGACAAACCCGACAGAAGCCTCAGCCCGAGTCTGGATCAGCCCAATTCAGCGGCGCTTTGCTGAAGAGGGGCCACCCAAAGTGCAGTGGCATCCCCGCGTTTTATGGGTGGGCATTGGCTGCGAACGCGGCACTTCACAGGCGCTGATTGATCTGGCGATTACCCAGGTGTTTGCAGCCAATCATTTGGCGGTAGGTGCGATCGCAGGCATCGCCACCCTCGATCTAAAGGCCGACGAAGCGGGTCTAGTCGGGCTCTGCCAAGAACGGGGCTGGCCCCTGCGCTGCTTCTCCTCTGAGCAGCTCAAACTAATCTCTGTGCCCAATCCCTCCTCGGTAGTCGAAAACGCCGTAGGCACCCCTAGCGTGGCCGAGGCGGCAGCTCTTACCGCCGCTCACTCTAGTGCCGAGTCAGTTCTGGCAGAGGCTCCTCAAACCGCTAACCTGGCAGAACTGCGCGTCACGAAACAGGTGATCCGCCACGAAGATCAACCAGGGGCGGTAACTGTGGCAGTGGCCCAGGCTGATCAGGAATACACAGGCCGCACAGGCAATCTCTGGCTAGTGGGCACCGGCCCTGGCAGCCTCGACCAGATTACCCCTGCAGCCAAAGCTGCTATTAGCCAAGCCGATGCTGTGATCGGCTACGCTCTTTACGTGGATCTGATCCGCCCGTTGCTACGACCGGGGCAGATCGTCGAAGCCTTGCCAATTACCCAGGAGCGACAGCGGGCCGAACGTGCGATCGCACTGGCCCACTGGGGTCTGACGGTAGCTGTGATCTCATCAGGGGACTGCGGCATCTACGGCATGGCCGGACTGGTGCTAGAGCAGCTAAAAACCCTAAATTGGGATGGCATAAGACCGGGAGTGCAGGTGTTTCCCGGCATCTCCGCGCTTCAGTCGGCGGCAGCACGGGTGGGAGCCCCGCTTATGCACGACTTCTGTGCCATCAGCTTGAGCGATCTGCTGACTCCCTGGGACGTGATCCAGCGGCGACTAGAAGCAGCTGCCCAGGCCGATTTTGTAGTGGCTCTCTACAACCCCAAATCAAAAACCCGTACCCAGCAAATTGAAGTAGCGCAGGAGATTTTCCTGCGCTACCGTGCTCCAGAGACTTCAGTTGCCCTAGTTCAGTCCGTCTATCGGCCAGAAGAATCGGTGCAGGTGACCACGCTGGCAGAGATGTTGCAACACCCTATCGACATGCTGACAACAGTGCTCATCGGCAACCGCAGCACTTTTACTTATGCCGGGCGCGTAATCACCCCCAGAGGCTATCTAGGTCAGGTGTAG
- a CDS encoding DUF2811 domain-containing protein, with amino-acid sequence MMPRVSLLAEIPEELHEALQNYLDTHPAWSQHRVFCAALSLFLMQNGTRDRSVNQIYLDALFDYVN; translated from the coding sequence ATGATGCCCAGAGTTAGCTTGCTTGCAGAAATTCCTGAGGAACTCCATGAAGCCCTTCAAAACTACCTAGACACCCACCCAGCCTGGAGCCAGCACCGCGTCTTTTGTGCGGCCCTGTCCCTGTTTCTAATGCAGAACGGCACTCGCGATCGCAGCGTCAACCAGATCTATCTTGACGCCCTCTTTGACTACGTCAACTAG
- a CDS encoding ParA family protein, whose amino-acid sequence MGADLPGKAKVLVVLNGKGGVGKTTTAINLSAVFAQTRPVLLVDADPQASASWWIERSSVALEFESVQETNPKLLSRLKAVENYSLVVVDTPPALDSKSLAAVIPIADYVLLPTPPAPMDLAALITTVKEAVLPSGVAHRVLLTKVDSRSLGEALEAQNTLFELKIPACHAFIRAYKAHERAALEGVPITQWRGRNASEARADYCRVADEIQRDWKTP is encoded by the coding sequence ATGGGAGCTGATTTACCGGGAAAGGCAAAAGTCCTGGTTGTGCTCAACGGTAAAGGCGGCGTGGGCAAGACCACGACCGCCATCAATCTATCTGCAGTTTTTGCACAGACTCGGCCTGTTTTGCTGGTAGATGCTGACCCTCAGGCTTCGGCGAGTTGGTGGATTGAGCGCAGTTCTGTAGCGCTGGAGTTTGAGTCTGTGCAAGAGACAAACCCCAAACTTTTGAGCAGACTCAAAGCTGTGGAGAACTACTCGCTGGTTGTGGTAGACACTCCGCCCGCCCTAGACTCTAAGAGCCTAGCTGCGGTTATTCCGATTGCTGACTACGTGTTGTTGCCCACTCCTCCGGCTCCGATGGACCTGGCAGCACTGATTACGACTGTTAAGGAAGCCGTTTTGCCCAGTGGGGTGGCCCACCGAGTGCTGCTGACTAAAGTGGATTCTCGCAGTTTAGGGGAAGCGCTGGAGGCCCAAAATACGTTATTTGAACTCAAGATCCCTGCCTGTCATGCGTTTATCCGGGCTTATAAGGCCCATGAGCGGGCCGCTTTGGAAGGTGTGCCCATCACCCAATGGCGGGGAAGAAATGCATCCGAAGCCCGGGCTGACTACTGCCGTGTTGCCGATGAAATACAGCGAGACTGGAAGACGCCATGA
- a CDS encoding HAD hydrolase-like protein, whose product MTTFLFDFDGTIADTLGAIVEISNRLAPEFGIEPVTTEEIKRLRDLSAEQLLRQTHVPLLKLVRLLRRVRRDLQAEIPHLTLNPGMAEALLKLKSEGHCLGIVTSNSAENVHLFLEVHSLQPCFQFVETGASVFGKNRVLRQLLRRQRLKPAEVLYVGDETRDVDASHRVGIRVIAVTWGFNSRVALERHRPDFLIDVPQTLIEIASTV is encoded by the coding sequence GTGACCACTTTTTTATTTGATTTCGACGGTACGATTGCAGATACTTTGGGGGCCATCGTCGAAATTAGTAATCGGCTGGCCCCCGAATTTGGCATAGAGCCTGTAACGACAGAAGAGATAAAGCGGCTTAGGGATTTGAGCGCTGAGCAGCTTCTGCGTCAGACTCATGTTCCTTTGCTCAAGCTGGTGCGGTTGCTGCGACGGGTACGGCGTGATTTGCAGGCCGAAATTCCCCATCTCACCCTTAATCCGGGCATGGCCGAAGCGCTGTTGAAGCTTAAGAGTGAGGGACATTGCTTAGGTATTGTCACCTCTAATTCTGCTGAGAATGTTCATCTGTTTCTTGAAGTTCACAGCCTCCAGCCCTGCTTCCAATTTGTGGAGACGGGGGCCAGCGTTTTTGGCAAAAACCGGGTGCTGCGGCAGCTGCTGCGGCGACAACGGCTTAAGCCAGCAGAGGTGCTCTATGTGGGAGATGAGACCCGAGATGTAGATGCTTCTCATCGGGTTGGAATTCGGGTTATTGCGGTGACCTGGGGCTTCAATAGTCGAGTAGCGCTGGAGCGGCACCGACCTGATTTCTTAATTGATGTGCCTCAAACGCTCATTGAAATTGCCAGTACGGTATAG